The following is a genomic window from Lagenorhynchus albirostris chromosome 2, mLagAlb1.1, whole genome shotgun sequence.
gatggaagaaaaaagcaacatttctgGTATATTatcctttattatttcaagaaaggtagaaacctttctaccaaaaaaagatttgtgcagtgtatggagaaggtgctgtgactgatcgaaaaTGTAAAAAGCGGTTTTTGGattttcatgctggagatttctcgctggacgatgctccacggtcgggtagactagttgaagttgatagcgatcaaatcaaaacattaattgagaacagtcaacgttataccacgcgggagatagccgacatacttaaaatatccaaatcaaacaTTGggaatcatttgcaccagcttggttacgttcatcgctttgatgtttgtgttccacgtaagttaagcgaGAAAAACCTTCtcgaccatatttccacatgtgattctctactgaaaagTAACAAAAACGTcccatttttaaaacagattgtgACGGACAGTGAAAAGTGGATACCGTACAGTAATGTGGAgcagaagagatcgtggggcaagcgaaatgaaccaccaccaaccacaccaaaggctggtttTCATCCAAAgcaggtgatgttgtgtatatggtgggattggaagggagtcctctgttatgagctccttctggaaaaccaaacaattaattccaaaaaGTACTGATCTGGATTAGACTAACTGAAAGAAGCACTTGATGAAAgcatctggaattagtcaacagaaaacgcataaacttccatcaggataacgcaagactgcatgtttcatGATGACCAGGCAATAAccgttacagcttggctgggaagttctgattcatccaccatattcaccagacattgcaacttcggatttccatttattttggcctttacaaaattctcttaatggaaaaaatttcaattccccaGAAGACTGTAAAAgtcacctggaacagttctttgctcaaaaagataaaaagttttgagaagatggaattatgaagttgcctgaaaaatggcataAGGCAGTGGAACAAActggtgaatatgttgttcaataaagttcttggtgaaaatgaaaaatatgtcttttatttttagttaaaaatggaaggaacttttgggccaacccaatacatgggACAGAAGTTCTCATTTCTGAACTGAGAGCAGAAACCTCAGGGGAAGACCACCCCACTGAATAAGATTGAAGAGGCAGTGAGAGACGGAAATGGAGTTGCATTTGGGTCGCAATCCATGAGCCAGAATAAAAAATCAGATTTCCAGACCACTTGAAAATCATGTTTGGAGAAGGGCTTTCTCCACACTGGACTGGAAAGGGCTTAGTGAGGGTGGggtaggggctggggagggagtgaTGCAAATTATTTCCCTCTGCTCAATAAGTATAATGTACTGTTTATGGAGACAAGTTTAATCAATCTGCACACAGTCACCTTTTGTCTGATCAGCATATTCACTGCAGCAGCCGTGAAGGTGCCCCTGGATCTCCTTTCAAGAGAGAACCTGTCTTCAGCTGTGAGGGATGCAGTTAACTGACAGCCTCCATCTGCAGCACCTGCAGCACCCATGCACTTCCTGGGCAGCCCTAGCCAATGACTGCACACAGTGAGGGTGCGGGAGCTCCGCTGCAGAGGTCCCTGCTGAATTAGCGGAGACTGTCTGCTCAGCATCATGGTCCCAGGCTCTCCTTGCtcatttctgcttcctttcccttttattttttacaggcTTCATCCCCCACACTCCCTCCCACACACATATtaaacctctttctttttttaaaataattaattaattaattatttttttctttttttaaaataattaattaattaattatttttttttggactgtgttgggtcattgttgctgctcatgggctttctctagttgcaagaacaggggctactcttcgttgtggtgcgcaggcttttcattgtggtggcttctctttgttgtggagcagagggtctaggtgcgcaggcttcagtagttgtggctcgcaggctcagtagttgtggctcacaggctctagagcgcaggctcagtagttgtggcacacgggcttagttgctccgcagcacgtgggatcttcccagaccagggctcgaacccatgtcccctgcattggcaggtggattcttaaccactgcaccaccagagaaatcCTAAACCTCTTTCACTCCTAATTCCAGTATCTGATTCTCAGAGAACCTAACTCATGTGCTCAAACCTTCAACtgaattttttcttccttgctttaatattattttttaaatgattttacgTTAAAAAGTTTTCATACTCAGACTGAGACCTGATGTACCTTTTCAAAAAACCCAGCCCCTGAGGTTTGATAATTGTATAAATTGAAGTTTAAGAAGTATCTCCTTCATTCTCTTCTTCACTTAGCAGATCTTACTCATCCTTgaggtctcagcttaaatatcaTTTCTCCATGGGGACCAGCATCCATAGAACATACAGAGATGTCCCAAAAGAAAGAGTCTGCCTGGGGAGATAAAGATGTTTTTATGGTCATATGATCACAGCAACATAGGAACTGCTAAGGGAGACCCGAGGCAGAGCATCCTGAAAGCCAAATGATAGGGCTGGATAGAAAGTGTTCAAAGAACTTGGGGAAAGTGCTATGTCTGGGAAGTCTGGGAGCACAGAGAGTAGGGATCTAGGAAGGCTTCATTTAGGAAGTGGGATTTCAGCTGAGTTTGAGGGACAGGAAACATGAGGCAGTGGGTAAACCATCTTGCCAatcaggctcagagagagaacTCTTCCCAAGGTGGACACGGAGGGGCTTAGTGAGATGGAGGAAGTTAGAGGGCTGCTGCATAGGGTGAGAGTCATTTCCCTCTCCTCAGGACTGTCAGTTGGTCACTCTGTCTCTTGCAGCATCCTGGCAGCTTGTCTTCTTCACAGCCTTCGGGGCTGACCAAGTCACACCTGGAGCACACTGGGACACAGGGCTGTGGACATGGGGGCCCTTCCATGGCTGCTCCTCCTCTTGCTGTTCCAGGAAGGTGAGACAGACTGCTAGCTCCAGGACAGGAGTATCTCTTTCCCCCTCTGTTCTCCTGCTGGGTCTTGGGCTAGCAAGTCACCACCTTTGGGACCAAATGCTTCAGCTCTTCTGGAGTAAAGAGGACTAGGGTGTGGCTTCAGTGCAGGACCAAGAGATGAGGAAACCTGGGGATATGGAAGGGGAAGCAGCCCCATATCCCTCCTGGGGATATGGAAGGACAGCgaatggagaagagaaaatttggagGGTGGGGCACAGATGGAAGCCGAGCCCTGGTAGGTGCTCAAGTCAGGTGCAGCAAAAAGCTAGAGCCAGAAGAGGCAACTGGAGGGCAAGGTTGAGTGTGGGTCCTAGAAAATACTCAACTGAGATTGAGACCACAGCCCTGCTGCCAGTCTCAGCAGCCTAGAGACACCAGCtgtgttgtttccatcttttctttctttatctgcaGCCGAAGGGGACTCTGGAGATGGCGTGGATCCCGAGGAAATTGTTGCAGTCCTTCAGGAGTCCATCAGCCTCCCCCGGAAATACCATTGGATGAAGAGGTTGAGAACATCATCTGGTCCTCCCACATAAGCCTTGCCACTGTGATGCCAGGGGAAGAGGGACATCCGGCTACCATCATGGTGACCAACCCTCGCTATGAGGGCTGAGTGAGCTTCCTGGAGCCCACCTACTACCTGCACATCAGCAATCTGAGCTGGGAGAACTCGGGGCCTTACCAAGCTCAAGTCAACCTGAGGGCGTCCCAGATCTCCACCATGCAGCACTACAATCTTTGTGTGTCCCGTGAGTTTACTGGGAACCATAAAGCTGCTTTTTCTGGCTCTCCTGAACTTCTCACACAAAGGATCAGGGGTCTTAGGACTCGGGGTTATGGCTTGAGGGTCTGGGATGGGAAGGCAGTCTGCCTCCAGTGTGTCTGACCCCAGTATCTGCACTGCAGGTAAAGTGACTTGGAGTAGCAAGACCCTGGACTGAGGCTGTTCCTGTGGATGTGCCCAACGCAGTGAGACGGGTCAGGGGTTTCATTTACAGACGTCTAGGGAGCCTTCCTCTCCCAGTGAGATTCTGCATCCTGGGCATGAATGCCACCTCCATTCTTGAGCCTTTTGTCCTCTTGTGTGATTTGAGGGCTACTAATCAGGGTCTCCTCCCTACTTGACCCCAAATTTCCTCTTAGTGCCTGTGACAttgactgattttctttttcttttttcattaattaattaatctatttttggctgcgttgggccttcattgctgcgtgtgggctttctctagttgcagcgagtagaggcttcttttgctgtggagctcgggctctaggtgtgtgggcttcagtagttgtgactcccgggcttagctgctctgcggcatgtgggatcttcccggaccagagattgaacctgtgtcccctgcattggcaggtggattcttaaccactgtggcaccagggaagtccattgaCTGATTTTCTACCTTGAATCTTGCAGAGGCACTGATTAAACTATAAATGCCCCTGGGAGGGGTGATAATATTTTCTAAGATCAAGGAGGCAGGACAGAGTCTGAAAGAAGGTGGGGTGCCAAGGTAAGAGAGAGAAGGCAAGTCATAAAGGGGAGGTAGAAGATGCCAAAGGCAGCTCTGTCTGCTTGGCCGCTGCCCTGGGGACTCTGGAACAATAGGTTTGATGGTGGCTAGGTGCTGTTAGTTTGGCTTGTTTGTTAAGTGAAGCAGGTCTCAGTGGGCAGCGTCCACACCCCAGTGTTGAAGAGCTTAGGAAAACAGACCCAACCCCTGATTACTTAGAGGGTCTTTGTGTTTCTCCTTCATCTAGGATGGCTGTCATAGCCTCACATGACTGTGAACTTTGAGATCTCTGGGGAAGAAGGTACTGTAATATGTCCTTGACATGATCCACAGGGAGGCAGGCCTGGATGTGACCTACTGCTGGATATCCTGGGAGGACGGCGCTGACACGGCCCATGAAGGCCCTGTCCTTAGCATGTCCTGGAGGCCCGGGGAAAAGGCTGTCTCCTACACATGCAGGGCAAACAACCCCATCAGCGACGTCAGTTCTCATCTCATCCCTGCTGGGCCCTTCTGTGCAGGTACCAGGGCCCCAGAGACAGCCCCTGAGCGACCACAGGGCCTCAAGTCTacccgctccctccctcccttctccccaggaGAGTACATGGAATCTAGACCTAACTACTCCCGTGGAGACTTGACCCCTGGATTGGGGAGGGGCCCCCCACTTTCCCTGTGCTCCTTCCTAGTCCTCCCAGCTTCCAAAGGTCCCTTCTAGTCTCTTACTCAGGTTGAGATTACTCCTCAGACCCCAGCCCCTGAAATTCTGTGAATAGAATATACATTTCCTGGGATACTTGTCAAGGAACATCAACAGACTGTGAACTTGAGACCCCCTGTGTGGAATTTGGGGTAGGTGTCTGCCCCCTAATCCAGACCTTCCCTCTGGTGAGCCCCTCTCTCCTTGCCTCCTTCTGTCCCAGATGTTGGCTACCCTTTGGAGAAGTCTTCCACTTCCTTCTGTCTCCTGGCCAAGGCATTGCTCATCCTCTTGCTTTTTGTAATTCTTGCTGTGGGGCTCTGGCTCATCCGAGTCCAGACAAGATGCAAAATGCCAAGAATGAAGAAACTCAGGAGAAACAGAATGAGACTGAGAAAGAAGGGGAAGCCTGGCCCCAGCCTGGTCTGATGGCCCCCTGGGGACCCCTGCCCCGAGCATTGTTTCTTCCCAGCCCCAAGGGAgaccttcctctccttcccagaCTCATCTCTTCCCAGGGGGCCAAAGGGTGGGTGTCCCAAGGGCCATGCTCCCCGAGGGAAGATTGTCTGGCAATAAAGTCAAATTAGGTGACCTCACTCGGGAGGAGCTGTTTGGTCCTTCCCTGGGTGACTCTGGCAGAACCTGCTTTCCTGCATTTCTTCCATTCCAGTTACCCTCTTCCAACCCCACGTGCTTCCCTCACCTGCCTTTGGGAAGGAAAGTGAGTCTAAAAGACCCGCTCACAATGAAGTGTTGGTATGTTATTATTCATGCCTAACCCATTCCCCACCAACACACATAACATTTACACTTCAATAAGAAAAGTGGGAGATTCCTTTTAACCTAATAGAAGCTGTGACTCCCCGAATGGGAGATTTCAGGCAATGAGAACGCTACATAAGAGCGGTGTTATTCCTGCCAATCTTTCTGCTCTCACACCCTCCTTCTGCCCTGCCCTTAGCTACTcccacccatcccaccccaccccagtctaGCGGCTGTCCGGCACGGGCGCTCTGAAGCACCCCAGTGCAGTCCTGCTCTGGGTCTGACCTTTCTACTCTGACCTTTCGGTCATCTCCCTGGTGGCAGCTTCTCTGGGGCTCTGGTACCTGCCCCACAGAGATGGCAACTCAGCCGGATTAATAGCAGGGGTCTGCCCTTGACCTCTGTTTGTGGTTGGTGTTACTGTCCTGTCTGTCCCTTCTCCATAGACTTCCAGGCCTCACACCTTCTCTCTGGACTCTTGTCCTGGGTGAATGCCCACCCCCTACACATACACTACCTGTGCCCCCCACAAAAACCTTTAAGTTTAtatgttctttctctttcccaagCCCAGGGATCAGTCCGAATTCCTCACCCTCTGATTAAGTCTTGGTCATTGTCCCCACATCAGATCTTGTAGATGTTACCTAATGTGGCTGCTGTGGccgggtggggcggggggtgaaTTGGGGAGGGAATGGAAAGCCACTCAACTCACAGGACATGCCTAGGGAGTGAGTGACCTGCAGGAGGGTGGTGTGCAGGATACGGTAGGGAGATCACTGGGTGAGATCTCAGGAGACATGGGCTGTGCTCTGCCACTGGTCTCTGACTTGGGACACCTTGCCCAGCAGATGTCCATGGGGGCACCGTCCCTTTCCACCAGGAACACGCGCTTTGAAGGAGAGGCAGGCACAGGTGCAGCTGACTGGCGCTCTTACAGAGACAGGGCTACGGGAACGCCTTGGCTCCCACAGGGGCGGGAGGGGCCGGTAACCCCGGGGGATTTTAGAAGAGGGTCTGAGGGGTAGAGACAGAGCCATGTGGCAGAAGCCATGCCGGACATCTCTCTGCATCTGGCTTTCCCCTCTCAGTGAGGAGAAGGATGCTGACCTCCAAAGTGTTTCCCAAGAAAAGGAACACTGAGGCTGTGAAGGGGCAGTGGGACGCACTGGGGAACCACGGGGACCGAGGATGGCTTTAGGGAAAACAGGACACATGGACCAGGCACTGGGACACTCCAGGAGGGGGGGCTCCACTGGGACACTCCAGCCAGGGGTATGGTGGAAACCAAGAGTCAGGGTCTCCAGGGCTGGAAAGGAAGCAGGGCCAGGAGGTAAGCAGGGGCTTCCTGTCTAGGTTTTTGGGCAGGAGATGGAACCCTGTAGGGCTTGGGAAGGACGTGATGAGGTTGGGAAACCTGTCCCCAAAGAGCTCCAAAGAATAGCAACCGATCCACTCAACTCCCTGAAGGCCTGAGTCCTTGTCCTGCTGGAAGGCAGTCCCTGGCCTGAGGCTGGTTCTCTGTGCTGCCCTTTGGGCTGAGGAGGCCCACCTCCAAAAAGGCACGAAGTTCTAGGACCAAGCCTACAGCACCCAACTCCTCTCATTCCTTTAATACCTTTCTGGAGACTGAGTGGAAAAGGCCAACAGCCCTCTTGCACACACAGGGGCAGGTCTTTTCTTATCTATTTCAGAGTCTGGCCCAGGAAGTCAGTAAGGGAATGAATGCCACTGTATGGCTGGCCCAGGGCCCTCCCTGGAATTTGGCAAAATACCTTCTCACAGCCAGTCTCTGAACAGAGAAAGGCTGAGGTCCTCAACCAGTCCAGAGCACCTGGAAGAGGAAGGCTCAGACCCTCAAGAAGGTGGAATATAAGCTCAGAGAGACCCAGGCCCCTTCCTCTGCAGGAAGCCAGGATAATAATCACCTGACAGTACTTTGCCTTTTGCAAAGTTTGCTGTTTGGAAATAGGTGAAAAGCAAACTGAGGGGAGGAGGATAATATTT
Proteins encoded in this region:
- the SLAMF9 gene encoding LOW QUALITY PROTEIN: SLAM family member 9 (The sequence of the model RefSeq protein was modified relative to this genomic sequence to represent the inferred CDS: inserted 1 base in 1 codon; substituted 2 bases at 2 genomic stop codons); its protein translation is MGALPWLLLLLLFQEAEGDSGDGVDPEEIVAVLQESISLPXEIPLDEEVENIIWSSHISLATVMPGEEGHPATIMVTNPRYEGXVSFLEPTYYLHISNLSWENSGPYQAQVNLRASQISTMQHYNLCVSRWLSXPHMTVNFEISGEEGTAGLDVTYCWISWEDGADTAHEGPVLSMSWRPGEKAVSYTCRANNPISDVSSHLIPAGPFCADVGYPLEKSSTSFCLLAKALLILLLFVILAVGLWLIRVQTRCKMPRMKKLRRNRMRLRKKGKPGPSLV